From Homalodisca vitripennis isolate AUS2020 chromosome 1, UT_GWSS_2.1, whole genome shotgun sequence, the proteins below share one genomic window:
- the LOC124355149 gene encoding deoxyuridine 5'-triphosphate nucleotidohydrolase-like, with protein MDSETVVDLTQSEEHSSILRKLLSTPPPPPLKQQQQQQQKQQQQQQQQLTQQPSTSSSFASNTLKFIRLSENGFPPERCSPLAAGFDLRSGENVVIKKWDRKLVKTNIAIVLPDECYGRIAPRSGLSLKNGIHVGAGVIDPDYRGNVGIVLFNLSNDNFSVEIGDRIAQLICERIVWPDIEEVTKNSVLEKTSRDENGFGSTGLK; from the exons aTGGATTCTGAAACAGTCGTTGACTTGACACAATCCGAAGAGCATTCTTCAATACTACGTAAGCTTCTAAGTACTCCTCCACCTCCACCACTtaaacagcaacagcaacagcaacagaaacagcaacagcaacagcaacagcagcTGACACAACAACCGTCTACTTCTTCATCTTTCG ctaGTAACACTCTAAAATTTATTCGACTGTCGGAAAATGGATTTCCACCCGAACGTTGTTCACCATTAGCTGCGGGCTTTGATTTAAGAAGTGGAgaaaatgtagttataaaaaaatgggatcgtaaattagtaaaaacaaatattgcgaTAGTATTACCAGACGAGTGTTATGGTCGAATAGCGCCGAGATCAGGTCTATCTTTAAAAAACGGTATACATGTAGGTGCTGGAGTTATTGATCCAGATTATAGAGGAAACGTAGGAATAGTGCTGTTCAATTTATCAAACGATAATTTCAGTGTAGAAATTGGTGATAGAATAGCTCAATTAATTTGCGAGCGAATAGTTTGGCCTGATATTGAGGAGGTTACTAAAAACAGTGTGTTAGAAAAAACTAGTAGAGATGAAAATGGTTTTGGATCAACgggattaaaataa